Proteins encoded in a region of the Roseateles sp. SL47 genome:
- a CDS encoding MarR family winged helix-turn-helix transcriptional regulator yields MDSSARPRSPGRTRGPASAPAPAHAHPPAPAPTSASVHEAPEAPLVRVPGLDYGLLDDLLGYALRRAQNALYLDFHRATAGADVSPQRFAALVLVGRNPGMRQGVLAEAMGLHRSGALRLTDWLTGRGWVERRDDPTDARRWGLHITSPGRRMLATLERQVQAHDQALLAALAKGGAPLKQALERLAEVADLSRQARLPTSGRSGTRPTRPTRPSSRPPRPPRTT; encoded by the coding sequence ATGGACTCCTCCGCTCGCCCGCGCTCCCCGGGTCGCACCCGGGGGCCGGCCTCTGCGCCGGCGCCCGCACATGCACATCCGCCAGCGCCCGCGCCAACCTCCGCGTCTGTACACGAAGCCCCGGAAGCGCCCCTGGTACGGGTGCCGGGGCTGGATTACGGCCTGCTGGACGACCTGCTCGGTTATGCGCTGCGCCGCGCCCAGAATGCCCTTTATCTGGACTTCCACCGCGCCACCGCCGGTGCCGACGTCAGCCCGCAGCGTTTTGCCGCACTGGTGCTGGTGGGCCGCAACCCCGGCATGCGCCAGGGCGTGTTGGCCGAAGCCATGGGGCTGCACCGCAGCGGCGCCTTGCGCCTGACCGACTGGCTGACCGGGCGGGGATGGGTGGAGCGCCGCGACGACCCCACCGATGCCCGCCGCTGGGGTCTGCACATCACCAGCCCGGGCCGACGCATGCTGGCCACGCTGGAGCGTCAGGTGCAGGCCCATGACCAGGCGCTGCTGGCAGCGCTGGCCAAGGGAGGGGCCCCGCTCAAACAGGCCCTGGAACGATTGGCGGAGGTGGCCGACCTGAGCCGTCAGGCCAGACTCCCGACGAGCGGCAGGAGCGGCACGCGCCCCACGCGCCCCACGCGCCCAAGTAGCCGCCCGCCTCGCCCGCCCCGCACGACATAG
- a CDS encoding Bug family tripartite tricarboxylate transporter substrate binding protein yields MKDSLNRREAGHHAGRWLGALGAALAGLSGPFGTLRAQTAMPRILVGFPAGGSVDVSARRVAEAWRGRLSETVLVEQRVGAGGRLAVVALKDAPADGGTLLMSPSSMFTIYPHVYRKLAYKPESDVIPVSPIANATCGFGVGPMVPASVKTLGDFVTWAKARPEQAAYASPAAGAMPHFLGDQFQRAAGMKLTHVPYRGAAPGLQDLMGGQIASGCFILGDFLPHLASGRIRILGVTDRQRSRFVPEVPTFGEQGFAGILGVETYGLFLPPRTPAAVVDKVFDLARVALREKQVVEGLAKLGFEPLTMAPADYARRLATERATWGPIVQASGFSSDD; encoded by the coding sequence ATGAAGGACTCTCTCAACCGGCGAGAGGCCGGTCACCATGCTGGACGATGGCTGGGGGCACTCGGTGCCGCACTGGCGGGGCTCAGCGGCCCCTTCGGCACATTGCGAGCGCAGACAGCCATGCCGCGCATCCTGGTCGGTTTTCCGGCCGGCGGCTCGGTGGACGTCAGTGCGCGCCGCGTGGCCGAGGCCTGGCGCGGCCGGCTGTCCGAGACGGTGCTGGTGGAACAGCGGGTCGGTGCCGGTGGCCGGCTGGCGGTGGTGGCGCTCAAGGATGCCCCGGCCGATGGCGGCACTCTGCTGATGAGCCCGTCGTCGATGTTCACCATCTACCCCCATGTCTACCGCAAGCTGGCCTACAAGCCGGAGAGTGATGTGATTCCGGTGTCGCCGATTGCCAATGCCACCTGCGGCTTCGGGGTCGGGCCGATGGTGCCCGCATCGGTGAAGACACTGGGCGACTTTGTGACCTGGGCCAAGGCCCGTCCGGAGCAAGCCGCCTATGCCTCACCGGCCGCCGGGGCCATGCCGCATTTCCTGGGTGACCAGTTCCAGCGTGCCGCCGGCATGAAGCTCACCCATGTGCCGTACCGGGGCGCTGCGCCCGGCCTGCAGGACCTGATGGGCGGCCAGATCGCCTCCGGCTGCTTCATCCTGGGCGACTTCCTGCCGCACCTGGCCAGCGGCCGCATCCGCATCCTCGGCGTGACCGATCGGCAGCGCTCCCGCTTTGTGCCGGAGGTGCCCACCTTCGGAGAGCAGGGCTTTGCCGGCATCCTCGGCGTGGAGACTTATGGCCTGTTCCTGCCGCCCCGCACACCGGCTGCGGTGGTGGACAAGGTGTTTGACCTGGCGCGGGTGGCGCTGCGCGAAAAACAGGTGGTGGAGGGGCTGGCCAAGCTGGGCTTCGAACCGCTGACGATGGCGCCGGCGGACTATGCACGGCGGCTGGCCACCGAGCGCGCCACCTGGGGGCCCATCGTGCAGGCCTCCGGCTTTTCTTCGGACGACTGA